The Candidatus Acidiferrales bacterium genomic sequence CAAGAGGTACAAGGCCTACATGAATCACGTTTCTTTGAGCGATCTCAGGCGCGACCCCCAGAGAACTGCGAAACTCGACGCACTCTGGGCGGGCAGGTCCATTGTCCAGTCGTAAGACTTACACGCTGAGGAGCAGAGACAGCAATGGCGAAGGAAAAATTTGAGCGGACGAAGCCGCACGTAAACATCGGCACGATTGGCCACATTGACCACGGCAAGACGACGCTGACCTCGGCGATCACCAAGGTCTTGGGGAAGACCGACCCGAAGGTGGCGTTTCGGTCGTTCGATTCGATTGACAACGCGCCGGAGGAGCGGGCGCGGGGGATCACGATT encodes the following:
- a CDS encoding GTP-binding protein, whose product is MAKEKFERTKPHVNIGTIGHIDHGKTTLTSAITKVLGKTDPKVAFRSFDSIDNAPEERARGITI